From the Brassica napus cultivar Da-Ae chromosome A8, Da-Ae, whole genome shotgun sequence genome, one window contains:
- the LOC106437680 gene encoding polypyrimidine tract-binding protein homolog 3 isoform X1 yields the protein MAESSKVIHVRNVGHEISENDLLQLFQPFGVITKLVMLRAKNQALLQMQDVSSAITALQFFTNVQPTIRGRNVYIQFSSHQELTTAEQNIHGREDEPNRILLVTVHHMLYPITVDVLHQVFSPYGFVEKIVTFQKSAGFQALIQYQAQPCAASARTSLQGRNIYDGCCQLDIQFSNLEELQVNYNNDRSRYSFCSLRFDVILLFMLTDFMWPLNRDYTNPNLPSEQKGRLPHPGYGDAGVAYPQMANTSAIAAAFGGGLPPGITGTNDRCTILVSNLNTDSVDEDKLFNLFSLYGNIVRIKLLRNKPDHALVQMGDGFQAELAVHFLKGAMLFGKRLEVNYSKHPNITPGTDSHDYVNSNLNRFNRNAAKNYRYCCSPTKMIHLSTLPQDVTEEEVVNHVQEHGAILNTKVFEMNGKKQALVQFENEEEAAEALVCKHATSLGGSIIRISFSQLQTI from the exons ATGGCGGAATCATCCAAAGTCATTCATGTTCGTAATGTCGGACATGAGATTTCTGAA AATGACTTGCTTCAGCTTTTCCAACCATTTGGTGTCATAACTAAGCTCGTCATGCTCAGGGCAAAGAATCAG GCTCTTCTCCAGATGCAAGATGTTTCTTCAGCAATCACTGCTCTTCAGTTCTTCACTAATGTGCAGCCAACCATAAG AGGTAGGAATGTGTATATCCAATTCTCGTCCCACCAAGAATTGACAACAGCCGAGCAGAATATTCATGGACGTGAAGATGAG CCGAATCGTATTCTCTTGGTCACAGTCCATCACATGCTGTATCCAATTACCGTTGACGTCCTGCATCAAGTTTTTTCTCCCTATGGATTTGTGGAGAAGATCGTCACTTTCCAGAAGTCTGCTG GTTTTCAAGCTCTTATACAATATCAGGCACAACCGTGTGCTGCCTCTGCTAGAACTTCTCTACAG GGTCGTAACATATATGACGGGTGTTGTCAGTTGGATATCCAGTTCTCAAA CCTTGAGGAGCTGCAAGTAAATTACAACAACGATCGATCTAGGTATTCATTTTGTTCTTTGCGGTTTGATGTCATCTTGTTGTTCATGTTAACTGATTTCATGTGGCCTTTGAATAGGGATTATACAAATCCAAACCTGCCATCAGAGCAAAAAGGCCGTTTACCTCAC cCTGGCTACGGTGATGCAGGAG TGGCATATCCTCAG ATGGCAAACACATCTGCGATTGCAGCTGCCTTTGGCGGTGGCTTGCCTCCGGGTATAACTGGCACAAATGATAGGTGTACAATCCTTGTCTCTAATCTTAATACTGAT AGTGTTGATGAGGATAAGCTGTTCAATCTGTTTTCTCTTTACGGGAACATTGTGAGGATAAAGCTTCTTCGAAACAAACCTGACCATGCCCTTGTCCAAATGGGAGATGGTTTCCAGGCTGAGCTTGCAGTACATTTCCTTAAG GGAGCGATGCTGTTTGGTAAGCGGCTAGAGGTAAACTACTCGAAGCATCCAAATATTACACCAGGGACAGACTCGCATGACTATGTAAACTCAAACCTGAACCGCTTCAACCGCAATGCTGCAAAAAACTACCGCTATTGCTGCTCCCCTACCAAGATGATTCACTTGTCCACTCTTCCGCAAGACGTGACAGAGGAAGAAGTGGTGAACCATGTCCAAGAGCACGGGGCGATACTGAACACAAAAGTGTTTGAGATGAACGGGAAAAAGCAAGCTCTGGTGCAGTTTGAGAACGAGGAGGAAGCTGCGGAAGCACTGGTTTGCAAGCACGCGACCTCTCTAGGTGGATCAATTATCAGAATCTCCTTCTCTCAGCTACAGACTATTTAA
- the LOC106437680 gene encoding polypyrimidine tract-binding protein homolog 3 isoform X2 yields the protein MAESSKVIHVRNVGHEISENDLLQLFQPFGVITKLVMLRAKNQALLQMQDVSSAITALQFFTNVQPTIRGRNVYIQFSSHQELTTAEQNIHGREDEPNRILLVTVHHMLYPITVDVLHQVFSPYGFVEKIVTFQKSAGFQALIQYQAQPCAASARTSLQGRNIYDGCCQLDIQFSNLEELQVNYNNDRSRDYTNPNLPSEQKGRLPHPGYGDAGVAYPQMANTSAIAAAFGGGLPPGITGTNDRCTILVSNLNTDSVDEDKLFNLFSLYGNIVRIKLLRNKPDHALVQMGDGFQAELAVHFLKGAMLFGKRLEVNYSKHPNITPGTDSHDYVNSNLNRFNRNAAKNYRYCCSPTKMIHLSTLPQDVTEEEVVNHVQEHGAILNTKVFEMNGKKQALVQFENEEEAAEALVCKHATSLGGSIIRISFSQLQTI from the exons ATGGCGGAATCATCCAAAGTCATTCATGTTCGTAATGTCGGACATGAGATTTCTGAA AATGACTTGCTTCAGCTTTTCCAACCATTTGGTGTCATAACTAAGCTCGTCATGCTCAGGGCAAAGAATCAG GCTCTTCTCCAGATGCAAGATGTTTCTTCAGCAATCACTGCTCTTCAGTTCTTCACTAATGTGCAGCCAACCATAAG AGGTAGGAATGTGTATATCCAATTCTCGTCCCACCAAGAATTGACAACAGCCGAGCAGAATATTCATGGACGTGAAGATGAG CCGAATCGTATTCTCTTGGTCACAGTCCATCACATGCTGTATCCAATTACCGTTGACGTCCTGCATCAAGTTTTTTCTCCCTATGGATTTGTGGAGAAGATCGTCACTTTCCAGAAGTCTGCTG GTTTTCAAGCTCTTATACAATATCAGGCACAACCGTGTGCTGCCTCTGCTAGAACTTCTCTACAG GGTCGTAACATATATGACGGGTGTTGTCAGTTGGATATCCAGTTCTCAAA CCTTGAGGAGCTGCAAGTAAATTACAACAACGATCGATCTAG GGATTATACAAATCCAAACCTGCCATCAGAGCAAAAAGGCCGTTTACCTCAC cCTGGCTACGGTGATGCAGGAG TGGCATATCCTCAG ATGGCAAACACATCTGCGATTGCAGCTGCCTTTGGCGGTGGCTTGCCTCCGGGTATAACTGGCACAAATGATAGGTGTACAATCCTTGTCTCTAATCTTAATACTGAT AGTGTTGATGAGGATAAGCTGTTCAATCTGTTTTCTCTTTACGGGAACATTGTGAGGATAAAGCTTCTTCGAAACAAACCTGACCATGCCCTTGTCCAAATGGGAGATGGTTTCCAGGCTGAGCTTGCAGTACATTTCCTTAAG GGAGCGATGCTGTTTGGTAAGCGGCTAGAGGTAAACTACTCGAAGCATCCAAATATTACACCAGGGACAGACTCGCATGACTATGTAAACTCAAACCTGAACCGCTTCAACCGCAATGCTGCAAAAAACTACCGCTATTGCTGCTCCCCTACCAAGATGATTCACTTGTCCACTCTTCCGCAAGACGTGACAGAGGAAGAAGTGGTGAACCATGTCCAAGAGCACGGGGCGATACTGAACACAAAAGTGTTTGAGATGAACGGGAAAAAGCAAGCTCTGGTGCAGTTTGAGAACGAGGAGGAAGCTGCGGAAGCACTGGTTTGCAAGCACGCGACCTCTCTAGGTGGATCAATTATCAGAATCTCCTTCTCTCAGCTACAGACTATTTAA